The sequence TGCCTGGAACAAGAGAGATGCAAGGCCTTGAGGAAGAAGCCAGTGCACAGTATACAAGGGGTTCTCAGATGTGGGGTTTTCAGATTTAGAAACATGGATATAAAGAGCTCATAGGTTTAAGGGTCAGGACATTCATCCAGGTTGGTCTGggatcttgaaagcagcaagagatgGTAGAAAGTCGGTCAGTGATACAGCCCCACTCACTTTATCAAATATGCCTCCGTCTGAGATGAGCTGAGTCCGTGCCCGGGTGTTGATTTCCATTGTGTAGCGGATGTGTGGCATCAGGAGCTAGGATAGGGGAGAACAGAGGGGGTCGATTATGGGGGACATGCTCAGGTCCTTCCTTGTAGGCAGCATGATGGCTTTCTCTCCTCTTGATGCTTTCCTCCCTTGACAGGCTGGTCTCTTCCTGTTTCCGTGATCACACCATCTCATGATCTTGTCACCTCTGTGAGTCGTCATTCtctccagccacactgacctGGGTTTCACTTCAGCAGTCACTTTATATTTATCCAAGGTACAGGACCCTCTAAGTGTTGACCTTTCTCATCTCCTGTCCTCACGTGACAACAGCGGGTGATTATAGGGTCTTTGTCTCACGAGGCTGCAGTGATGCTTACATGAGTGATGCCCTTGAGTAGCAGCTGTTATTTATCTTGATGATTTCTACCTGGAGTGTAGGTGGCCTTTGAGAATCAGCACCTTTTGgtttgcttttacttcttttctttccccctttggctgtgtggcatgtgggatcttagttccctgaccagagatcaaacctgcagcccctgcattgtaagcatggagtcttaaccactggaccaccagggtccctaatttgcttttttttttttaatacctcacATTTACTAAAAAGGTCAAAAGTTTAAAGAGACTAAACatattggcaaggatatggaagcACTGGAAGTCCCAGACTCTTCTGGTAggaatacaaaagaaaacaaccatTTTAAATCATAGTATGTgctgatgtgctcagtcacttggtcgggtctaactcttttcgaccccatggaccgtagcccacctggcccctctgtccatgggattttccaggcaagaatactggagtgggttgccatttcctactccagggctgatttccttttaaTACTGTCATCCTCACAGCTTAAATTAGTCTCTCTACTcattcccaaagtcacacctccATCCCCTAGTTGCTTCATTGTCAGGTTTTGAGGGGTCGGGTTGGGTACCTTACAGTGAGGAGGAGCCATACTGTGCTACCTGTGTAAGCAGCAGAGatgaagtgaaagtccctcagtcatgtctgactctgtgacctcacagactatacagtccatggaattctccaggccagaatactggagtgggtcactgttcccttctccgcaggatcttcccaacccaggaattgaacccaggtctcctgcattgcaggcggattctttcccaactgagccatCGCAGCAGCAGAGAGGCTGTCATCAAATCTCCTCCCACCCCAAATTAGGCAGTTAGACTCCCTCTATTTTGCAAGCTTTTCAAGAAATAGCTTTCTCTTAGCTATTAAAAAAGGTCATCTGATCTTCCATGCATTTCTTTGTATCTCAgactattttgttttcatttccacccAGTTTATGTACAGATTTCACAAAGGGTTGGTACTTATCTAAGTAGTTGTTGCTGGAGACAGAATGAGCCAGAGAGAACTATGGGGTCAGAAGGTCAAAGCAGCTCACATTGACTGAAACTTCAGAAAGTTCATGAAAGTTGCTGAGTGTCATAGAAAGCCCAGCATCCACTTGAGGAGAGAAGCCTGAGGACAAACAACTCTTAATAATAATCGGGACCTCcttgatggtccaatggttaacaattctcctgccaattcaggggacactggttcaatccctggtccaagaactaagatcctacatgccagggGGACAACTAAGCCATATgccaactgctgagcccaaggtctagagcccacaagctgcaactactgaagcctacttgccctagagcctgttctccacaacgagaagccactgcagtgagaagcccacgcaccataACTAGAaagcagcccccgctcaccacaaccagagaaagcctgtgcacagcaatgaagacccagcacggcacCTCCCCCAAAAAGGCGGTAATAATAAAAATTGcaagaactaattttttttttttagctcttagCCTGTGTCATGCTATTAGGTTATTTTATCCTGTAGCAGCCCCACGATGGTGTTCCTTTTGTCCCCTTTTAGACATGAGGACACTGAGCTCACACCTGTACAGAGTTAGGACTCAGGATTCAGGCCTTGGCAGTCTGAATCCAGAGCCTGCACAGATCACCTCTGGGACATTGGCCGGCTTGGCTCTCCTGTGTGTGCTGATATCAGTGCAGCTCTTTGACATGTTTCTCTGGGAGTGGAGACAGGTGGGCACAGGGCTCAACTCGTAAAGGGGGGATATTTTCAGTGTGAATAGAGGCTTAGCCTATCCAAGGTGAGCAGAAGATAGTGGTGTAGGAGCACCATGAGATGAGTAAAATCCAAGATTCTGCTCATCACACTGGACTCCATCTTGTCGGTGCCACACCAGCCTCCCGAGAGGCCAGTTATTGCTGGCCAGGCTTTCAGGGACCTGGCAGGCCCCCAGCTGAAGTACAGTTCAGTCCTTCTCCCTGCCAGGTACTCACCTGTATGTCCTGCTAACACTTCTGATTCCATGAACCTCAAACTGAATCTCATCTTTGCTTCCCAGCTGGCTTCTTTCCCATCTTTCCTGTTTCTGACAGTTCCTCTGATTCATATGCCTGTTTCGTATGCATATGTTCATATGCAGTTTTGTCCCTTTTGCCTTGTTCCCTATATCTAAGATGTCATCAAGATTTTGAGGACATTTTTAAGCAAGCATGAGTCTTATGTTGCTGCTGTCAGCTGATCAGTAGATGCTGAGCTCActcttttataaaattatagGATTTCTAGGTCAGTCTCCCACACCCACCCTTGGGCTCCTGAGTGTTGTAGAAGCTTAGACCTCTGACTTTTCTGGCTCTGGTCTGATACCCAGGCTTGCTGCAGCTACTGTTCCTTCTCTTCCCCAAGTctgattatgattatttttttagcTGAGCCATGTGGCATATGGGgtcttaattcccagaccagagatcgcacctgtacccctgcagtggaagtgtggtgtcttaaccagtggatggccagggaagtccctgattttttttttttttttttttaattcttgtcaCCACCTTGCCAACACATGtctttctccatttctctccTGGGCTGGAATAAGCACCCTGTTGGGCCGCTCTCCTCGCCTCTTGCTTTGTTCCTACTTAGCACTCTCAGTTGGGGTGGAACATTCTCCATCAGTATTCTAGTGTTTATCAGCTGTCTTCAGTGATTTCAAATTCTAGGTCCAGGTATTGTTCTCTGGGTAGTTCTTATGGGCACCATGTGTCTTTCTGGCTAAATCGTAAATCTACTAAGGCAGGAACAAGGCTTTTGGTTTACTGGCAATATTCTGGCTATACTTTCGGCCCATTGCTAGATTGTCAGATCTGAGAATTTCAGAGGATTCCTTTGTAATATGTTCTGAAGAAATGTTAAGTGACTCAATTAAAACACAAGTCTCAAAATATTGatagtctttctttcttctgttctccCTTCTTTTACAAagtgataaatttttttttgctgctaTAATATCatatgatggggcttcccaggtggtgctagtgataaagaacctgcctgccagtgcaggagatgcagaagtcctggtttgatccctggttcaggaaaatccccccgaggagggcatggcaacccactctagtattcttgcctagagaaatcccatggacagaggagcctggcaggctgtagtccatagggccgcaaagagtcagaaacgactgaagcaacttagcatgcacacatgcagtatcatatgatattggcctctttcctttctctggggTCTGAATGAAGTAGGACATGGAGGGTAGAGGTGGTACCTTGAAGATAGGGTgcagtcctgggaggcacctCATGGTGGCCACAGCGATGACCTCAGCCAGCAGATGGGTGTTAAGCAGATGGTATTGGAGCTGATGCAGTTGGAAATCTGAATTTCGGACCCAGGTCTTTGCCAGGAGCCAGGCGAGTGGAGGATCTGAGGGCAGGAACAGTGGTGGGGTCGGGGAGAtggagctgggaggctggatctgggaaaaagaaattaaggcttCATTGAATTCCCACTTTATGTGTGACCTTATGGTCAGCCATCTTGGGGAAACAGATGAGTAAGTACGATTATTGCCATCCAGGAGGTTGTAATCTAGAGGATTAAGAGGAGGAAGAATGAGGCCCCTTCCACCCTTCCTCTCACTGCTGTGGCACCGTGCACCCATCATGGTCTTCGGGGTGAATGCAGGGGATTTGAAGCAGGGAGTCCAGTGAGGAGGTCCTGATGGTGGTTTGGGAGAAATGAGATGGGGGTCTGAGTTATGGTGGGGGATGGAAGGGGAAGCAGGGTATATGAGATAATTGACAGGGTTTGTTAAACTGACTGTTGAGAACAGTGGGAGAAGAGAGAGTGGACTGAGGGATTAATTAGTGACTCTTAAAATGTGTTCCCAATCTCGAAGCATCCACGTCACTTTGGAACTTAGAAAAGCAAATTCTCAGTCCCCATCCCAGATGGACTGAATCAGAACATCTCAGGTTGGGACCCAGCAAACTGTTTTCACAAGCCCTCTAGGTCATTCTGAGGCACACTACAGTTCGAGAACCATTGGGTATAGGATGAGAACTCCAAAAGGCCATTATGACTCTTGAACAAGTCCTTCCAGTTGGGCGAGTCAGGAGAAACTAGGCTGTAAGCAGAGTGACATGAGGACAGGTCTCACTGTGTGAGGATGGAGCTTGAGAGCCAAGAACCAGGGGGCTGGGTCCTCAAGGGCAGAGGTGGAGGTGAACAGCAGCAAAGTTGAGAGGGGGTGCCTGGGGCACCTCACCTGGATGACCATGggtagcagcttcccactggggTCCATCTTGAGCATGACGAGGGGGGCAGCCAGGTACTGCTTCTCACCTCGGATCACGTTGGCTGGAATTCCGTCCAGGAGGATGAAATCAGCCTCAAACAGAGAACCATTCTGGGGAAAGGAGGAATGTATCCATCCTTTGAGTTTAAAGTCTAACCCAAGAGGGCAGGGGCAAAGGGGGAAgacattttaagatatttatcTTGATTCTTGCCATCATCCTGTGTCAGTTACAGAGTCTTATAGGCAGAACCAGAGCATCTGGCCTGATTCCTCTCATTTTAAGTGACAAACAGCCTAGTGAAGGTAGGCGTCTTGTGCAGGTCCAGTTTCAGAACAGGCCTGCCCAGTCCAGTGTGCACGCTGGCCCCTTGTCCAGATGGCCAGGCCCCTACCCCACCATCCTGCAGTGATCTGCTCCCTGTGTTCAGCTGTCACCAGCTCAGCAAACGCTCTTTCACTCCAAAACTCACCTCCTCTGTCAAGGAAACTGCAGAGGTTGCCCTGCCAGCACTGCCACCTAGTCCAGCGCACACATGCCCGTGACATGCTCACATGTGGCCTAGCTCATCGTCCTCACATGCAGCTCACCTCCTCCAAACCCAAGCAGCCTCCACAGTTCTCCCCTCCTGATGGcacattttccatcttttttcctccctttgaaCACTGGTGTCCAGGGCACTGACATCAACCAGGAGACGACATTGTCCCTGATAACACCACCGCCCCTGTCTGTGCCCTGGGGATCCATCCTGTTTCTCCTCCATGCTGGGAGTTCCTCAGAGTTTTCCCTGTGTACTGTATCACCTCCAGTTTTTTCCAGCACTGGAGTCTGGACCAAGGGTTACCACAGCCTCCCTTCTTAAACTCATCTTTGGTCCCTCCCCTTCACCACTTCTGGCTGCACTGCCAAGGTGAGAACAGGGCAGGGCGGGAGGGATACCTGGAGTTCTCTCTCCAGCTGGGCCCGTAGCTCCTCCATTCCCGAGGGCAGCACCAGCCGGGAGGGCAGAGAGGTGCAGCGTCTCAACAGCATGGGGTTGGCGCCATTGAGGAACTGGTAGCCAAACAACTCATCGTCCCGCCAGCGCTGGTGAACCTTCTCTGTGGTGTCGGGGTGGAGTGGAGGAGGAGGTTTACACAGTTGGGATGTCCCTCCAGGTCCTACCCCAGTGATGTAGGCATGCAACCACCCCGTATCCAGTCCCTATCTTTTCATCTTGGGGCCTCTGAGGAATGACCCAGCACAATATAGTCTCATCTGCGGAACACTTAGGAGGGGCTGTGGAGTGTGAAGGCTGGGGCATCAAAAGAGGCCAGCAACAGGTTATAGAGACCTGGGGAACCACTGACCAGCCAGGGGGCTCTTCTGGCCCCAGAAGATGAGATCAAAATCCTCCAGACTGGTCCAGGAGCTCAGGAGGGTGTAAACACGTTTGAGGACCATCTCCAGAGCCCTAGGACAGGAATCAAGGTGTGAACCTACTCGCCCATCCATCAGCCCCTCACCATTTACCACCATTTTTAGATCTCCCGGCCCTTTCACTACTCTTAACTCCAGGCCTGTTCTCACCCCGCCTTCAGTGTCCACTCAAAGTCCAGCCTCTTCTCCTCATGGAATCTCATATTTGCAGGTAGATCGTCCTCACAGCCCGCAGCTATTGTCAGGGGTAACCCTTCCTTCCAGGTGGCCCAGCTAGGAAATGGGGACAAGGCTTCAGGAAGGGTGCCCAGGTCAGTAgtgggggtggggtcagggaAGGGGGTTACTGCCGAGAGGCCCTGTGGGTGGGTGGTCACCGGTATATCTGATGTCTTTCTTTCAGCTCCTTCTCTCGATGTCTCTGGAACACGTCCAATGCATTGTTTCCTGCCAGACGGGCTGGGGAGATGTTAAGACAATTGGCCACAGTCTGTGTGGTCCTGGGCTCTCCCCCGCTTGTCCTCATCTTCCTTTTCAGCAGTCATGGGCCCTGTGTTCAGTTCTGCTCTGTTGCTTTTATCTCTGACCTTGCGTCACTCCATTGATTTCTGAGACACATTTACCTTGTCATTACCAACTGTGTACTCTGGGTTTTGTTAATCtcaaccctcatctcttgccttGAGACAATCTCATGTTTGACATCTTTTCTTGTCCGTTAACTCGCCTTTCTCCATTTGATCCTATTTCATCAGTATCTGTTGTTGGAAAAAATCACTGTAATTAAGGTGATAAAATCTTGTgaatccctggcagtccagtggttaagactctgcaagtccattgcagggggcatgggttcaatccctggttggggaactaaagtcccacatgctgagcagtgcagccaaaaaaaaaaaaaaaagtgataaagtcTTAGTCACCCATATGCCCTTACCTGTTTTCTACCATATATTGCCTTGGTTAATTTCACATGTGCTGAACCTCACCTACCACACCTCAGCTGTCTTTGGAAAGCTATGAGGAAcagctctttgctttctttctctgacttcactctgctTAGGCCCTCAGAGTCTGTTATCACCTTGTTCCTGCTCTCAGCTGCATGTATACTCACCAgtgtcaaagtgatgtctttctATCCTTACTTGCCCTGGCCTGCATTTTCCTCCATGATCATCTCTCACTATTTTCCATGGTAACAGATTCTGTATTGGCTGTCCTCATTCACCCCCACCCGCTGTCAGTGTGCACCCTCTCCCTCATGGTTTGTTTCCGTGTTTTTCCAACCAAACCCAGCTCTCTAAGTCACACTGTTTGTTATTTCCCATAGCTGTCTCCTCTCAGGGTCGCCTCCATCCGCTCTTCCACATACTACCTGTACCTGCCCTGCCCCAACTTATTCCTCATCCCATACAGATCTCCTTTCTGCTTTTACTTGGGTGCTTCTCTTTCCCATCATTGCTGCGACTCCCATCCCCTGCCCTCATCTTCTTGGAGGGTGGGATCTACACGTGAACTTATGTCCCTGTCCAGCTCcacttggagttttttttttttttctgtgtataaatTTGGTATTTTATAACTTTCCGGTGTTCTGCCTTCTCCACACTTAACTTGCTGAACGCTCACTTTGCTCAAGGGCCTCTGACCTTCCTCAGttaccccaccccccaacccctttCCCATCTGTTCTCCAGGACCGTACACCCCTCCTCCCGACACTGTCCCTCACCGGTGGCCTCTGGCAGGCACAGCACGCCGTCACCCTGCACCCAGCGGTAGCACGGGAACGCGGCCTCCTCGCAGGCTCCAGGGCCCCGCACCGTGATGCGGTCGCAGAACCACGCGTCGTCCACCAGGGAGTGGTGTTTGCGCAACTTCACGAACTGCAACGGCCCCAAGTCCTCCGGAACTTCGTGCTCAAACTCCTCCTTCTGTGGGACCAGAACCCAGAGACAGTAGCAGGGTTCCAGGAGAGGCCGTTTTgccggggtgggtggggggtaagTAATGCGGTGGGGACAAGAGAGGAGGGGACGTTTGTGGAGCCTCGGTTGGCAAGGCCTCCAAATACAGCATTCCTCGTTCTGCCTCCGGACGCTTGCGCGGTGGGTCTTACCCCATCACAGCGGCAGAATGAGGGAGCCTGGCGCCTGGCCCGCAGTGTCTTTAATTGATGTCTG comes from Muntiacus reevesi chromosome 18, mMunRee1.1, whole genome shotgun sequence and encodes:
- the ALOX12 gene encoding polyunsaturated fatty acid lipoxygenase ALOX12, producing MGRYRILVATGASLFAGSHNRVQLWLVGARGETELELQLRPARGQKEEFEHEVPEDLGPLQFVKLRKHHSLVDDAWFCDRITVRGPGACEEAAFPCYRWVQGDGVLCLPEATARLAGNNALDVFQRHREKELKERHQIYRWATWKEGLPLTIAAGCEDDLPANMRFHEEKRLDFEWTLKAGALEMVLKRVYTLLSSWTSLEDFDLIFWGQKSPLAEKVHQRWRDDELFGYQFLNGANPMLLRRCTSLPSRLVLPSGMEELRAQLERELQNGSLFEADFILLDGIPANVIRGEKQYLAAPLVMLKMDPSGKLLPMVIQIQPPSSISPTPPLFLPSDPPLAWLLAKTWVRNSDFQLHQLQYHLLNTHLLAEVIAVATMRCLPGLHPIFKLLMPHIRYTMEINTRARTQLISDGGIFDKAVSTGGGGHVHLLRRALAQLTYRSLCPLDDLADRHLLGTPSALYARDALRLWEITARYVEGIVHLFYRGDDVVKGDPELQAWCREITEVGLRQAQERGFPVSFQSQNQLCHFLTMCVFTCTAQHGAINQGQLDWYAWVPNAPCTMRMPPPTTKEDVTMATMMGSLPDVRQACLQMAITWHLGRRQPDMVPLGHHKEKYFSDPKAKSVLNQFQTDLENLEREITARNEQLDLPYEYLKPSHIENSITI